CATTTACAAGAAACTCGGCTTTCTATTTGTTTTAGTGATTCATATGTACGTAAATAATATGGTAGCAAATGAACTAATTGCACCCCATGTGCTAGATATTGGCTAGGTCATCTAACTTCCTATGGCACTTGTTTCTCGCAAATTTCAGGCTGGAGATGCATTGATAAAGTTGTATCGTAACTTTATCACTGACTTTGAGACGAAGATTAATCCTCTCAAGCTTGCACATTTCGCTGTTATAGTTTCTCAGCAGTACGCAGAGAAAGAGGCTGCTATTAGTTTCCTTGAAGGGGTGATTGAAAAGCTTCAGGCTACTAAGGAGCAGCGCATAGAAGAGCCAATTCTTTATATTAAGATGCAAATTTCCAAATTCAAGCTTGAGCAAGGTGATCAAAAGGAGTGCAAGAAACTTCTTGAAGATGGGAAGAGTACCCTTGACAGTATGACTGACATAGATCCATCTGTATATGCTACCTATTACTGGGTTTCATCTCAATACCATAAATTTCGCCAAGAATTTGCTGAGTTCTACAGAAGTGCTCTCCTTTATCTTGCATACACATCAGTGGAGTCTCTCTCAGAATCTTTTAAGCTGGTATGTTTCTATGTGTTCTCTGCCAGTCCAATAGTACTGCCTTGTGATATTATTGGAGCTCATTAAGTTTActcttttttctgttttttaatatattttaggcTGTGTAGAGTTGAATATGGTTATTGGAAGTCTAACACTGTACCAACAAGCCATTTTACTCATATCAAGCTTTTATGTTAAAAGTTCTTGTTATTCAGAGTCCccctgctttttttttcttgtaattatcattttatcaacCTATTCATCTAACAGCAGTGCCTCCGAAGTCTGATGGCTGATGTGCTTAAATATTCTGTTTTCCAGCCCCTTACACCCCAGTCATAATATTGATggaaataaatgaactaaagaAATTGCTAGGAATATATTTGTCCATTGacttcatttcatttaattttatttgaactctTTTGATATAGGATTTGGCATTTGATCTGTCCCTTTCTGCTCTTTTGGGAGATAACATCTACAACTTTGGAGAACTCCTTGCTCATCCAATTGTAAGCATATATTTATCAAGTTTCTTAAATTCACTATATATTGCAACTGGTCCAATTGTTATGGAGATGATCGATGCAGTcttgattaagaaaatgtgCTTTTAATTGCACAAAGATAAGGTTCATAGGCCTCGTTTATGATACTCATGTTAATGTATGTGGAGGTTTAATGACTGAAAAGTGCCTGCTATTAAGAGCCTCTTTTCGTTTTGCATTTCTTTTCATGCTATTGCAATTGCATGAATgcattcttatttttcattgtgTTGGATTGATTTAAAAGGGAGTTTGTGTGttgtagttttttttctttttctttttttcccttctgaATTTCTTTGctttgatgtttttattttgttatgtttgaGATGATGACTGTTGGCATCATTTACAGATAAAGAGTCTTCTGGGGACCAAGGTGGAGTGGCTTTATTATATCCTCCAATCCTTCAACTCTGGGAATTTGGTTCGCTATGAAGAATTGTGTCGCGTGCATAATGCTGCACTGAGTGCTCAACCAGCCTTGGTTGAGAATGAGAAGAAGCTCTTGGAAAAAATCAATATTCTATGCTTAATGGAGATTATCTTCAGGTGTGTATTGTTTTAGTGTACCCTAAGAGATCAGGTCAAAGTTGTTGATAATTGTATGTGGTTAAAAACTAAAGTACAATATGTTTCAATGCAGCCGCCCTTCTGATGATCGAACTATTCCTTTAAAAGTTATTGCTGAGAGAACAAAATTGTCAATTGAGGATGTTGAGTATCTTCTCATGAAGAGCCTGTCTGTaagttaaaatattcataatattgtTGTCATCTTTGTTTTACACGTATTCATTTTCCTTTATCTTCAGTTTTTTCATGACACCTTAATAGGGAATGCAAACTATAAGGGGACACAATAAATTTTGGATATTAGCCAAGGAAAATACAAATTATCATGAATAGTGAACATTTGTGGAAGTCCAAGTCTCAATTTTTCGTATGGACGATGCACCATTGTATACATTTGATTCGAAGCCTGCATGTAGCAACTAGCTATACTTCAGAGGGTTCAAAATT
The Gossypium raimondii isolate GPD5lz chromosome 8, ASM2569854v1, whole genome shotgun sequence DNA segment above includes these coding regions:
- the LOC105791886 gene encoding 26S proteasome non-ATPase regulatory subunit 13 homolog B, whose product is MAALQYLDSLRNEHPELADWYNSLADLYQKKLWHQLTLKLEQFVGLTVFQAGDALIKLYRNFITDFETKINPLKLAHFAVIVSQQYAEKEAAISFLEGVIEKLQATKEQRIEEPILYIKMQISKFKLEQGDQKECKKLLEDGKSTLDSMTDIDPSVYATYYWVSSQYHKFRQEFAEFYRSALLYLAYTSVESLSESFKLDLAFDLSLSALLGDNIYNFGELLAHPIIKSLLGTKVEWLYYILQSFNSGNLVRYEELCRVHNAALSAQPALVENEKKLLEKINILCLMEIIFSRPSDDRTIPLKVIAERTKLSIEDVEYLLMKSLSVRLIEGIIDQVEGTIHVSWVQPRVLGIPQIKSLRDRLDNWMGKVHNAWLSIEAETPDLVAS